One segment of Phoenix dactylifera cultivar Barhee BC4 unplaced genomic scaffold, palm_55x_up_171113_PBpolish2nd_filt_p 000162F, whole genome shotgun sequence DNA contains the following:
- the LOC103698384 gene encoding probable lysophospholipase BODYGUARD 3 — protein MGGEVTMPLSLLKLACRVLNYAVSFVVFSLLDLLDIVLCFVYKIVDYFVEAEWKPCYCSSAKDMITSNGNILVSENGGPKVVRLCNTRLQLEDISDTLYYRPSRVAEASRKAALATIAPTTSTSLRAPANGTTTTTTTTTFTINSTIVEVLRDKMSRRQPQLVPRWSDCDCKTCNGWSSSPSSNLFVHAEGPRDGVSAKEDVLFIHGFISSSTFWTETVFPEFTEDTKLSHRLFAVDLLGFGRSPKPAESLYTLREHVDMIERSVLDKHNVKSFHIVAHSLGSIIALALAVKHPEAVKSLTLLAPPYFAVPKGEDGAQYIMRTVAPRRVWPPIAFGASMACWYEHVSRTICLLICKNHRVWDFLFKLITRNRMRTFLIEGFMCHTHNAAWHTLHNIICGSSRKMDSYLDAVRENLSCDVTIFHGRKDELLPAECSYAVGSKIPRARVKVFENKDHITLVVGQEKAFARELEEIWRKASK, from the exons ATGGGCGGTGAGGTGACCATGCCCCTGTCCCTGCTGAAGCTGGCCTGTAGAGTGCTGAATTATGCTGTAAGCTTCGTCGTCTTCTCCCTCCTCGACCTGCTCGACATCGTCCTGTGCTTCGTCTACAAGATCGTCGACTACTTTGTGGAGGCCGAGTGGAAGCCATGCTACTGCTCCTCCGCCAAGGACATGATCACCAGCAACGGCAATATCCTCGTGTCGGAGAACGGCGGCCCCAAGGTGGTGCGCCTCTGCAACACCAGGCTCCAATTGGAGGACATCTCCGACACGCTCTACTACCGCCCATCACGGGTGGCGGAAGCCTCTCGGAAGGCCGCCCTGGCCACCATTGCGCCCACGACCAGCACTTCACTGAGAGCACCGGCCAAcggcaccaccaccaccaccaccaccaccaccttcaCCATAAATTCCACCATCGTCGAGGTGCTCAGAGACAAGATGAGCCGGCGGCAACCACAGCTGGTCCCGCGCTGGTCCGACTGTGACTGCAAGACCTGCAATGGCTGGAGCTCTTCCCCGAGTTCCAACCTCTTCGTCCACGCTGAGGGACCGAGAG ATGGAGTGTCGGCCAAGGAGGATGTGCTGTTTATCCATGGGTTCATATCCTCGTCGACGTTCTGGACGGAGACCGTCTTCCCTGAGTTCACCGAGGACACTAAACTGAGCCACCGGCTGTTCGCCGTCGACCTGCTGGGGTTCGGGCGGAGCCCGAAGCCGGCAGAGTCTCTCTATACATTGCGAGAGCACGTCGACATGATCGAGCGATCTGTGCTGGACAAGCATAACGTCAAGTCGTTCCACATTGTAGCGCATTCGTTGGGGTCCATCATAGCTCTCGCGCTCGCCGTCAAGCACCCGGAGGCCGTCAAGTCCCTGACATTGCTGGCGCCG CCATATTTTGCAGTGCCGAAGGGGGAGGACGGGGCGCAGTACATAATGCGGACGGTGGCGCCGAGGCGGGTGTGGCCACCCATCGCGTTCGGGGCGTCGATGGCATGCTGGTATGAGCACGTGAGCAGGACCATCTGCCTGCTGATCTGCAAGAACCACCGGGTGTGGGATTTCCTCTTCAAGCTCATCACGAGAAACAG GATGAGGACATTCTTGATTGAGGGCTTCATGTGCCACACTCACAATGCAGCATGGCACACCTTGCACAACATCATTTGTGGGAGCTCAAGGAAGATGGACAGCTACCTTGATGCAGTAAGGGAGAATCTAAGCTGTGATGTCACAATTTTCCATGGCAGGAAAGATGAGCTCCTCCCTGCAGAATGTAGCTATGCTGTTGGATCCAAGATCCCTCGGGCTCGTGTTAAGGTCTTCGAGAACAAGGACCATATCACACTTGTTGTGGGGCAGGAAAAGGCTTTCGctagagagcttgaagagatTTGGAGGAAAGCAAGTAAATAA